From the genome of Desulfobaculum xiamenense, one region includes:
- the pdxA gene encoding 4-hydroxythreonine-4-phosphate dehydrogenase PdxA, protein MTEQTLLLTLGDPNGLGPELVCRLLGSGELPSSRLVLIGPETALAHHARRLGIAPFWTRVSDPGECPDKPVVLVVPEGLEDFVMQPGQPHPEGGRAAGLTLEAACGFLLAGKAHGVVTCPLNKAMLQDAGFDFPGHTEFFAERLGVGRDNVCMHLGGPRLRVSLVTTHPRLADVPALITRERVLRCLRLTRELVRALGVDDAPIAVCGLNPHAGESGKIGREEIEIIGPAVDEARAEGIDVAGPLPGDTVFHFAAQGRYSAVLAMYHDQGLAPLKLLHFYEAVNVTLGLPVVRTSVDHGTGYDITGHDVADLGSLRAAIDWAERLVRGRFGAEKSRS, encoded by the coding sequence ATGACTGAACAAACGCTTCTGCTCACACTTGGCGATCCTAATGGACTGGGACCGGAGTTGGTCTGTCGCCTGCTCGGTTCCGGCGAGTTGCCGTCCTCGCGGCTCGTGCTCATCGGGCCAGAGACGGCGCTTGCGCATCATGCGCGGCGGCTTGGCATCGCGCCGTTCTGGACGCGGGTGTCCGATCCCGGCGAATGCCCGGACAAGCCCGTGGTGCTCGTGGTTCCCGAAGGTCTTGAGGACTTCGTCATGCAACCGGGCCAGCCCCATCCCGAGGGCGGAAGGGCCGCCGGGTTGACGCTCGAAGCCGCCTGCGGATTCCTTCTGGCGGGCAAGGCGCATGGCGTGGTCACCTGTCCGCTGAACAAGGCCATGCTTCAGGACGCGGGTTTCGATTTTCCCGGCCATACGGAATTTTTCGCCGAACGCCTTGGCGTTGGGCGCGACAATGTGTGTATGCATCTGGGCGGACCGCGTCTGCGTGTCAGCCTCGTCACCACACATCCCCGGCTGGCGGATGTTCCCGCGCTCATCACGCGCGAGCGCGTCCTGCGGTGCCTGCGGCTGACGCGCGAGCTTGTGCGCGCCCTTGGCGTGGACGATGCGCCCATCGCCGTATGTGGGCTCAATCCCCACGCTGGCGAATCCGGCAAGATCGGCCGCGAGGAGATCGAGATCATCGGTCCCGCCGTGGACGAGGCCCGTGCCGAGGGGATTGACGTCGCGGGGCCGCTGCCCGGCGACACGGTGTTCCACTTCGCCGCGCAGGGGCGCTACAGCGCCGTTCTGGCCATGTACCACGATCAGGGCCTCGCGCCCCTGAAGCTCCTGCATTTCTATGAGGCGGTGAACGTGACCCTCGGTCTGCCCGTGGTGCGCACCTCCGTCGATCATGGCACCGGATACGACATCACCGGGCACGACGTGGCCGACCTCGGCAGTCTGCGCGCCGCCATTGACTGGGCCGAACGCCTCGTACGGGGGCGTTTTGGCGCGGAGAAATCGCGCTCCTGA
- a CDS encoding Na+/H+ antiporter subunit E, with amino-acid sequence MAISNDRLERRYGPAAGTGASAEPQKRRIGPMVVTFVIMAITWVVLSGQFDPFHLSLGVISCSIVAWFSSDLLFPPRESSGPDGTWIRFCLYIPWLLVEIFKANLWLLYLVFHPRMMDLIDPKIIKFDTRLRKTMSRLTFANSITLTPGTITVYVDVDGRYTVHAIDDKSAAGLPGEMEEKVAKTFGE; translated from the coding sequence ATGGCCATTTCCAATGACCGTCTTGAGCGGCGGTACGGACCCGCCGCTGGGACAGGTGCGTCCGCCGAGCCGCAGAAGCGGCGCATCGGACCCATGGTTGTCACGTTCGTCATCATGGCGATCACATGGGTTGTTCTTTCGGGGCAGTTCGATCCCTTCCACCTGAGTCTAGGGGTCATATCCTGTTCCATCGTTGCCTGGTTCTCCAGTGACCTGCTCTTCCCGCCACGGGAATCCAGCGGGCCCGATGGTACGTGGATTCGCTTCTGTCTCTACATCCCTTGGCTTCTGGTCGAGATCTTCAAGGCCAATCTGTGGCTTCTGTACCTGGTCTTCCATCCGCGCATGATGGACCTGATCGATCCCAAGATCATCAAGTTCGACACACGCCTGCGCAAGACCATGTCACGCCTTACCTTCGCCAATTCCATCACGCTCACGCCCGGCACCATCACCGTCTATGTGGACGTTGACGGCCGCTACACCGTGCACGCCATCGACGACAAGTCGGCGGCGGGTCTGCCCGGCGAGATGGAGGAGAAGGTAGCCAAGACCTTCGGAGAGTAA
- the glgA gene encoding glycogen synthase GlgA, whose product MSDRPLVLHVTSEIYPFSKTGGLADVLGALPPTLARKGVDVAVVTPFYGRLATGGYPIHLLHSDVPVGFPWPPITAEVYSAEYQGVPVYFIGRGEYFDRRFYYNTHKGDYFDNCERFVFFCRAALEWCKYLDRPPAIVHAHDWQAAMTVAYLHFWRQMDPFWKDVKTVLTIHNLAFQGRYSSRLFWESGLPTDAWNMDGAEFWGDFNMLKAGIAYADSVTTVSPSYALEIQTPEFGCGLDGILRHRSERLTGIINGADYDVWDPSSDKFLPHVYDSANMKGKRICKEHLLREYCMDPVVAQRPLLGFIGRLRRQKGIDLLIEILPALMKIGVGVVVLGEGNLEFEAQLMELMERYPGRLAARIGYTEELAHYIQAGTDIFLMPSRYEPCGLTQMYSLRFGTVPVASSVGGLRDTIVPHPRFGSTGFTFTAGDPSSFLRSIMEALAIWEKPGVWNRIRSRAMQASFSWEDSARGYMDVYRELGVSMPDA is encoded by the coding sequence ATGTCTGATCGGCCGCTGGTGCTGCATGTGACGTCCGAGATCTACCCATTTTCCAAGACAGGTGGTCTGGCGGACGTTCTGGGTGCGCTTCCTCCCACGCTGGCGCGCAAGGGGGTGGATGTGGCCGTGGTGACGCCTTTTTATGGGCGGCTTGCCACGGGGGGCTATCCCATCCATCTTCTGCATTCCGATGTTCCGGTAGGCTTTCCGTGGCCGCCCATCACCGCCGAGGTCTACAGCGCGGAGTATCAGGGCGTTCCGGTCTACTTCATCGGGCGCGGCGAGTATTTCGATCGCCGTTTCTATTACAACACGCACAAAGGCGACTATTTCGACAACTGCGAGCGCTTCGTGTTCTTTTGTCGGGCCGCCCTCGAATGGTGCAAGTATCTCGACAGGCCCCCGGCCATCGTCCATGCACACGATTGGCAGGCCGCCATGACCGTGGCCTATCTCCATTTCTGGCGACAGATGGACCCCTTCTGGAAGGACGTGAAGACCGTCCTCACCATCCATAATCTGGCCTTTCAGGGGCGCTATTCTTCGCGCCTGTTCTGGGAGTCCGGCCTACCTACGGATGCGTGGAACATGGACGGCGCGGAATTCTGGGGTGATTTCAACATGCTCAAGGCGGGCATCGCCTATGCCGACAGTGTGACCACCGTCAGCCCGTCGTATGCCCTTGAGATACAGACGCCGGAATTCGGTTGCGGGCTGGACGGCATCCTCCGCCACCGTTCGGAGCGGCTGACGGGCATCATCAACGGTGCGGACTACGACGTGTGGGACCCGTCGTCCGACAAGTTTTTGCCCCATGTCTATGATTCGGCGAACATGAAGGGAAAGCGCATCTGCAAGGAGCATCTGCTGCGCGAGTACTGCATGGACCCGGTGGTGGCGCAGCGGCCCCTTCTGGGCTTCATTGGACGTCTGCGGCGGCAGAAGGGCATCGACCTGCTCATCGAGATTCTGCCCGCGCTCATGAAGATCGGCGTTGGCGTGGTGGTGCTTGGCGAGGGAAACCTCGAGTTCGAGGCGCAACTCATGGAGCTCATGGAGCGCTATCCCGGCCGTCTTGCCGCACGCATCGGGTACACCGAGGAGTTGGCGCATTACATTCAGGCTGGGACCGACATTTTTCTCATGCCCTCGCGCTACGAGCCGTGTGGGCTGACGCAGATGTATTCCCTGCGTTTCGGCACCGTGCCGGTGGCCAGCTCCGTCGGCGGGCTTCGCGACACCATCGTTCCGCATCCGCGTTTCGGGTCCACGGGCTTCACCTTCACGGCGGGCGATCCCAGTTCGTTTCTGCGGTCCATTATGGAGGCGCTGGCCATCTGGGAGAAGCCGGGTGTGTGGAATCGCATCCGTTCACGGGCCATGCAGGCCAGCTTTTCGTGGGAGGATTCCGCGCGGGGGTATATGGATGTGTACCGCGAGTTGGGCGTGAGCATGCCTGACGCTTGA
- a CDS encoding glycosyltransferase family 9 protein: MGDFLCAWPAIRSIALHYAPQSIIHAGKSEHAEWLAPLGIAKPGMALADAVMRLHAGHNTLPTPTRILRFGLETPQTAMPVDHHTEFIPGIDPVGHIHVREAYLRAIADLGIAPRHDWAEAFRELFATNECSPAEKLHALVFPGAGHPAKRWSLVKFFELGKRIKHFGLEPIFVLGPAEREQGLDAAGFRSVTPSTPGELHALMRTARVVIGNDCGPMHLAGMLGLPGVALFGPVPRHTWAPAHPVRSLAATIPCRPCTLTTRHIPCRHEAPCMQALDVENVWREFLDVLNETPKFRTP, from the coding sequence ATGGGCGATTTTCTATGCGCATGGCCCGCCATACGCTCGATCGCCCTACATTATGCGCCACAAAGCATCATCCACGCCGGGAAATCGGAGCATGCGGAATGGCTTGCGCCACTTGGCATTGCCAAGCCCGGCATGGCGCTCGCCGACGCGGTGATGCGCCTGCACGCCGGACACAACACGCTCCCCACGCCAACGCGCATCCTCCGGTTCGGACTGGAGACGCCGCAAACCGCCATGCCCGTCGATCACCACACGGAATTTATCCCCGGCATCGACCCCGTCGGACACATCCACGTACGCGAAGCATATCTGCGCGCCATCGCCGATCTCGGCATCGCCCCTCGGCACGACTGGGCCGAGGCCTTCCGCGAGCTGTTTGCGACCAACGAATGCTCTCCGGCAGAAAAACTGCACGCCCTCGTCTTTCCGGGGGCTGGGCATCCAGCCAAGCGATGGAGCCTCGTCAAATTTTTTGAACTGGGCAAAAGGATAAAACACTTCGGGTTGGAGCCGATTTTCGTCCTCGGACCTGCCGAGCGCGAGCAAGGGCTCGACGCCGCCGGATTCCGAAGCGTCACGCCATCCACGCCGGGTGAACTGCACGCCCTGATGCGCACCGCCCGCGTGGTCATCGGCAACGACTGCGGCCCCATGCACCTTGCCGGAATGCTCGGCCTGCCGGGAGTGGCCCTGTTCGGCCCCGTACCGCGCCACACATGGGCTCCCGCCCATCCGGTGCGCTCGCTTGCAGCCACGATTCCCTGCCGCCCCTGCACCCTCACGACCCGCCACATCCCCTGCCGCCACGAGGCTCCCTGCATGCAGGCGCTGGACGTCGAGAACGTCTGGCGGGAATTCCTCGACGTGTTGAACGAAACCCCAAAGTTCCGAACGCCATAA
- a CDS encoding L-threonylcarbamoyladenylate synthase, whose amino-acid sequence MNSAMERACRVILDGGVLVYPTETLYAIGCDGLDAAAAARVYALKGRDPSKPLPLLVADAAQLSLVTDWSPQEISVLAEHFWPGPLSVLVPARAGLPAQIQDRRGLTSVRVTPHPVAAELSRRTGRPIVATSANISGQPAVCVPGQLDAGLCAGADFVLDERPWPAGGLPSTVVGVEGEGRLAVYREGAVSVERLEAVGFTVRRVI is encoded by the coding sequence ATGAATTCCGCCATGGAGCGCGCCTGTCGGGTGATTCTCGACGGGGGCGTGCTGGTCTATCCCACCGAGACGCTCTATGCGATCGGTTGCGACGGTCTGGATGCCGCCGCTGCGGCGCGGGTCTATGCCCTCAAGGGGCGTGATCCGTCCAAGCCGCTTCCCCTGCTGGTGGCCGATGCCGCCCAGCTTTCCCTGGTGACGGACTGGTCCCCGCAGGAGATTTCCGTCCTCGCCGAACATTTCTGGCCCGGTCCGCTGTCCGTGCTGGTTCCCGCGCGTGCGGGCCTTCCCGCCCAGATTCAGGACCGCCGTGGCCTGACCTCCGTGCGTGTCACGCCGCACCCCGTTGCGGCCGAACTGTCGCGTCGGACCGGACGGCCTATCGTGGCGACGAGCGCCAACATCAGCGGTCAGCCCGCCGTGTGCGTGCCCGGTCAGCTCGATGCCGGACTTTGCGCGGGTGCGGACTTCGTGCTCGATGAGCGCCCGTGGCCTGCGGGTGGCCTGCCGTCCACCGTGGTTGGCGTCGAGGGCGAGGGGCGGCTCGCGGTCTATCGCGAGGGGGCTGTCTCCGTGGAGCGGCTGGAGGCCGTGGGCTTCACCGTCCGGCGCGTGATCTGA
- a CDS encoding isoamylase early set domain-containing protein: MSLKKMYLRSKPVCKVTFRVPKESADGAKHVSLVGEFNNWSEKSTPMKRLKNGDYTLTLELETGRSFQYRYLIDKTRWENDGEADAYVRSTFGNCDNSVVTT, translated from the coding sequence ATGTCCCTGAAAAAGATGTATTTGAGAAGCAAACCCGTATGCAAGGTCACGTTTCGCGTTCCGAAGGAATCCGCCGATGGGGCGAAACACGTTTCCCTCGTCGGCGAGTTCAACAATTGGAGCGAGAAGTCTACGCCGATGAAGCGACTGAAGAACGGCGACTATACGCTGACGCTCGAACTCGAAACTGGGCGTTCGTTCCAGTATCGCTATCTCATCGACAAGACCCGTTGGGAGAACGACGGGGAAGCCGATGCCTACGTGCGCAGCACGTTCGGCAATTGCGACAACTCCGTGGTGACGACCTGA
- a CDS encoding Gfo/Idh/MocA family protein, whose amino-acid sequence MADGRPVAAVAGLGVGARHADTLRSCGCELRLLCDPDVDRARSLAKELGAGGHARDFDAILADPEVELVVVASPDDAHFAQALAALEAGRHVFVEKPMCRTIAELHALRVAWAAHGGRVKLASNLVLRAAPLYRRVRDDVQAGAYGTPYAVDAEYLYGRLEKITGGWRGGIRDYSVMLGGGVHMADLMLWVLGERPHTVRATGNRICTASRAMGFDDFSAAELRFPSGVVGRLTANFGCVQPHQHVFRVYGTGGTFHFDDAGARMYASRSPDRPPVRLHESSRPEDASALVPWFVDAVRTDADIGKHTDDMFAAVSVCVACDQAVATNSETEIEYA is encoded by the coding sequence GTGGCTGATGGACGACCTGTCGCGGCGGTGGCCGGGCTTGGGGTGGGAGCGCGCCATGCGGACACGTTGCGCTCCTGCGGCTGCGAGTTGCGGCTGTTGTGCGACCCGGACGTCGACAGGGCGCGGTCCCTGGCCAAGGAACTCGGTGCAGGGGGCCATGCGCGGGATTTCGACGCCATCCTCGCCGATCCCGAGGTGGAGCTGGTGGTGGTGGCCAGCCCGGACGATGCGCACTTCGCGCAGGCGCTGGCCGCGCTGGAGGCCGGACGGCACGTGTTCGTCGAGAAACCCATGTGTCGCACCATCGCCGAGCTGCATGCCCTGCGCGTCGCGTGGGCGGCGCACGGCGGGCGGGTGAAATTGGCGTCGAACCTCGTGCTACGGGCCGCGCCGCTGTATCGCCGCGTGCGCGACGACGTGCAGGCCGGGGCCTACGGGACTCCTTACGCGGTGGACGCCGAGTATCTCTATGGCCGTCTGGAGAAGATCACGGGCGGGTGGCGCGGCGGAATTCGGGACTATTCGGTCATGCTTGGCGGCGGGGTGCACATGGCGGACCTCATGCTGTGGGTGCTTGGCGAGCGTCCGCACACGGTTCGTGCCACGGGCAACAGGATTTGCACGGCCTCGCGCGCGATGGGCTTCGACGACTTCAGCGCGGCGGAACTGCGCTTCCCGTCCGGAGTTGTGGGGCGGCTGACGGCGAACTTCGGATGCGTGCAGCCGCATCAGCACGTGTTTCGCGTCTACGGGACGGGCGGCACCTTCCATTTCGACGACGCGGGGGCGCGGATGTACGCAAGCCGCAGTCCGGATCGACCGCCGGTGCGACTGCACGAGTCCTCCCGCCCCGAGGACGCATCGGCCCTTGTGCCGTGGTTCGTGGATGCCGTGCGCACGGACGCCGACATCGGCAAGCATACGGATGACATGTTCGCCGCCGTGAGCGTGTGCGTGGCATGCGACCAGGCGGTGGCGACCAACAGCGAAACGGAGATCGAATACGCATGA
- a CDS encoding transferase, producing the protein MNQLQKLLESIVTRVNVNLREFTDVGPHIRNLVDRKRLSGFYAFYGLTQHHPLYFKFVESCLSGTYFLGKCDTSRSIIYKSDIRGDELKRRGDVVTVGGLKVRLLSDEFISIRDSYLVKTLVHNHSHDLENLEKFAIRNTVALHWSNIHGSPMEGCFLGPFATVDLTSAHNCVFGSYSYTQVGDISNTYVKPGRVWIKSEGEFEFNYQFDEDVLHQYVAYETGKPPKGILMDYVEDRKADFLPIYSFVQEHPVPVPPGASLSPYAVVKGQTRVDRNVLVAQRAYLEEAWLGEGSNAQENCYIVHSSLEAEDVTAHGGKIIHAHLGRHIFVGFNAFLHGTPENPLQVGENSIIMPHTIIDADEPLEIPAETLVWGYIRTAADLEQNSISLKELEDITDGLEMGAMRFSGNGKIFANVFRDRIRHILEENGAFYTPTGNNAGHAQKNQEMAFNIMQPYPSGDLEGLYPALEINPTSVDYFAPIED; encoded by the coding sequence ATGAACCAGCTCCAGAAACTGCTGGAAAGCATCGTCACCCGCGTCAACGTCAACCTGCGCGAATTCACCGACGTGGGTCCGCACATCCGCAATCTTGTAGACCGCAAGCGACTGTCCGGCTTCTACGCATTCTACGGACTGACACAACACCATCCGCTCTATTTCAAGTTCGTGGAATCCTGCTTGTCCGGCACATATTTCCTCGGGAAATGCGATACAAGTCGCTCTATCATCTACAAAAGCGACATCCGCGGCGACGAGCTCAAGCGCCGCGGCGACGTGGTGACTGTCGGCGGCCTGAAGGTGCGCCTGCTCAGCGACGAATTCATCTCCATCCGCGACAGCTATCTCGTAAAAACCCTCGTGCACAACCATTCGCACGATCTGGAAAACCTTGAGAAGTTCGCCATCCGCAACACCGTGGCCCTGCACTGGTCCAACATCCACGGTTCGCCCATGGAAGGCTGCTTCCTCGGCCCCTTCGCCACGGTCGACCTCACCAGCGCGCACAACTGCGTGTTTGGCTCCTACTCCTACACGCAGGTCGGCGACATCTCGAACACCTACGTGAAGCCCGGTCGCGTGTGGATCAAGTCCGAAGGCGAATTTGAATTCAACTACCAGTTCGACGAGGACGTCCTCCACCAGTACGTGGCCTACGAGACCGGAAAGCCGCCCAAGGGAATCCTCATGGACTACGTGGAGGACCGCAAGGCCGACTTCCTGCCCATCTACAGCTTCGTGCAGGAGCACCCGGTACCCGTGCCCCCCGGGGCGTCCCTCTCGCCCTACGCCGTGGTCAAAGGGCAGACCCGCGTGGACCGCAACGTGCTCGTGGCGCAGCGCGCCTACCTTGAGGAGGCATGGCTGGGCGAAGGCTCCAACGCGCAGGAAAACTGCTACATCGTCCACTCCAGCCTCGAAGCCGAGGACGTCACCGCGCACGGCGGCAAGATCATCCACGCCCACCTCGGCAGACACATCTTCGTGGGCTTCAACGCATTCCTGCACGGCACGCCGGAGAATCCGCTCCAAGTGGGCGAAAACTCCATCATCATGCCGCACACCATCATCGACGCGGACGAGCCACTCGAAATTCCCGCCGAAACGCTGGTCTGGGGCTACATCCGCACCGCCGCGGACCTCGAACAGAACTCCATATCCCTAAAGGAACTGGAAGACATCACCGACGGCCTCGAAATGGGTGCCATGCGTTTCAGCGGCAACGGCAAGATTTTTGCCAACGTCTTCCGCGACCGCATCCGGCACATCCTTGAGGAAAACGGCGCGTTCTACACCCCGACCGGAAACAACGCTGGTCACGCCCAGAAGAATCAGGAAATGGCCTTCAACATCATGCAGCCCTACCCGTCCGGTGACCTTGAGGGACTCTACCCGGCCCTTGAGATCAACCCGACGTCCGTGGACTATTTCGCGCCCATCGAAGACTGA
- a CDS encoding SLC13 family permease, with product MVEKAKAAVEEVMFDKTRLIAMLTGVLLFVVVYWSPMWADAIDPAGKHFVLTREGKGALAVFLLAGTWWVFEVVPIGVTSLMIGILQALFLIRPAKVAFKDFMDPSVMFIFASLVIGAVFTKTGLTKRLAYKMLAIVGERTSMILLGTFVVCAALTHIMAHTAVAATLYPLLVAIYSLYTDETEPTKFGKALFIGMAYVAGAGSIITLLGAARGAVALGFFKDIMGQEISFFTLTYYMAPIGWLMTFLLWGFFMLVLPPERKTIPGLREKAAKLNAQLGPITRKEIMAATIVGAAILIMSLRSFIPVLKPVDKTAIILCSTVLFYVFKILDLKDLEEVPWNIILLFAGAMSIGFCLWETGAAKWLAVNWLVLFETAHWFVFVMGIAFFVMVMTNFIMNVAAIAISLPVALVIAPYLGVTGEVILFASLIVAGMPFLLLVGAAPNAIAYNSGQFTSGEFFKYGVPASILLLAVTAFAVLILWPIMGMPITLPVGG from the coding sequence ATGGTTGAAAAAGCAAAGGCCGCCGTTGAGGAAGTGATGTTCGATAAGACGCGGCTCATCGCCATGCTTACCGGTGTCCTTCTCTTCGTCGTGGTGTACTGGTCCCCCATGTGGGCCGACGCCATCGACCCGGCTGGCAAGCACTTCGTGCTTACTCGTGAAGGAAAGGGTGCCCTTGCCGTATTTCTGCTGGCAGGCACCTGGTGGGTCTTCGAAGTAGTCCCCATCGGCGTGACCTCTCTCATGATCGGCATCCTTCAGGCCCTGTTCCTGATCCGTCCGGCCAAGGTCGCGTTCAAGGACTTCATGGACCCGTCCGTGATGTTCATCTTCGCCTCGCTGGTCATCGGCGCGGTCTTCACCAAGACCGGCCTCACCAAGCGACTTGCCTACAAGATGCTCGCCATCGTCGGCGAACGCACGTCGATGATTCTGCTCGGCACGTTCGTCGTCTGCGCGGCACTCACCCACATCATGGCCCACACGGCGGTCGCGGCGACCCTGTATCCGCTGCTGGTGGCCATATACAGCCTGTACACAGATGAAACCGAACCCACCAAGTTCGGCAAGGCCCTGTTCATCGGCATGGCCTACGTGGCAGGCGCAGGTTCCATCATCACCCTGCTCGGCGCGGCTCGCGGCGCCGTGGCACTCGGCTTCTTCAAGGATATCATGGGGCAGGAGATCAGCTTCTTCACCCTGACCTACTACATGGCTCCCATCGGCTGGCTTATGACCTTCCTGCTGTGGGGATTTTTCATGCTGGTGCTGCCCCCCGAGCGCAAGACCATCCCCGGCCTGCGCGAAAAGGCGGCAAAGCTCAACGCACAGCTCGGTCCCATTACCCGCAAGGAAATCATGGCCGCGACCATCGTTGGCGCAGCCATCCTGATCATGAGCCTCAGGTCGTTCATCCCAGTGCTCAAGCCCGTGGACAAGACGGCCATCATCCTGTGTTCCACCGTCCTCTTCTACGTCTTCAAGATTCTTGACCTGAAGGACCTCGAAGAGGTGCCGTGGAACATCATCCTGCTCTTCGCGGGTGCCATGAGCATCGGTTTCTGCCTGTGGGAAACCGGCGCGGCCAAGTGGCTCGCCGTGAACTGGCTCGTACTCTTCGAAACCGCCCACTGGTTCGTCTTCGTGATGGGCATCGCCTTCTTCGTCATGGTCATGACGAACTTCATCATGAACGTCGCGGCGATTGCCATATCGCTGCCCGTTGCGCTGGTCATCGCCCCCTATCTGGGTGTCACCGGCGAAGTGATCCTGTTCGCCTCCCTGATCGTGGCAGGCATGCCCTTCCTGCTGCTCGTCGGCGCTGCGCCAAACGCCATCGCCTACAACTCCGGGCAGTTCACCAGCGGCGAATTCTTCAAGTACGGTGTGCCTGCCAGCATTCTGCTGCTGGCTGTCACCGCATTTGCGGTACTTATCCTGTGGCCCATCATGGGTATGCCCATCACCCTGCCGGTAGGCGGCTAG
- a CDS encoding TrmH family RNA methyltransferase, whose product MRKFAQCRTPERRDRMRSVLERRQNDLSLILANIWDPHNVSAILRSCDAFGVPRVHLYYTDTAFPNIGRKASGSAKKWVECQRHTNAEALIGGLRAEGYQILSTGFSETARPLMDCDLTLPTVIMLGNEHRGVDAELDRLAADQVYIPMQGMVQSLNVSVAAAVTLYEAYRQRMAKGMYDQPTYDSETLDKMVDEWCTR is encoded by the coding sequence ATGAGGAAATTCGCACAGTGCCGTACCCCGGAACGCAGGGACAGGATGCGCTCGGTTCTTGAGCGCAGGCAGAACGATCTATCGCTCATACTCGCCAATATATGGGATCCTCACAATGTTTCCGCCATCCTGCGCAGTTGCGACGCCTTCGGGGTTCCGCGCGTGCACCTCTACTATACGGACACGGCCTTTCCGAACATTGGGCGCAAGGCGTCCGGCTCCGCCAAGAAATGGGTGGAGTGCCAGCGGCATACCAATGCCGAGGCGCTCATTGGCGGCCTGCGCGCCGAGGGCTATCAGATATTGTCCACCGGCTTTTCCGAGACGGCGCGTCCGCTCATGGACTGCGACCTCACGCTGCCCACGGTCATCATGCTCGGCAACGAGCACCGCGGGGTGGATGCCGAACTGGACAGGTTGGCCGCGGATCAGGTCTACATTCCCATGCAGGGCATGGTGCAGAGCCTGAATGTTTCCGTGGCTGCGGCGGTTACCCTGTACGAGGCCTATCGTCAGCGCATGGCCAAGGGCATGTATGACCAGCCTACGTACGATTCCGAAACATTGGACAAGATGGTTGACGAGTGGTGCACGAGATGA
- a CDS encoding NUDIX domain-containing protein yields the protein MLKIASCPHCGGVIEEYCNPVPTVDVVIHEPGLGIVLVERKNPPSGWALPGGFVDCGETVEQAAVREAYEETGLHVELTGLLGVYSDPARDPRMHTLSVVFTGRTADPDALCAGDDAGAASFFPLESLPTPLAFDHARIIEDFRARLVGRR from the coding sequence ATGCTCAAAATCGCGTCTTGTCCTCATTGTGGCGGGGTCATTGAGGAATACTGCAATCCGGTCCCCACGGTTGACGTTGTCATTCATGAGCCCGGTCTTGGGATCGTCCTGGTGGAGCGGAAGAATCCGCCGTCTGGATGGGCCTTGCCGGGCGGTTTCGTGGACTGCGGCGAAACGGTCGAACAGGCGGCCGTTCGCGAGGCGTACGAGGAAACCGGGCTGCATGTCGAACTGACGGGGTTGCTTGGTGTCTATTCCGATCCTGCGCGCGACCCCCGCATGCATACCTTGAGCGTGGTCTTCACCGGACGCACGGCGGATCCCGATGCGCTCTGCGCGGGCGATGACGCCGGTGCGGCCAGCTTTTTCCCGCTCGAATCCCTTCCTACGCCTTTGGCCTTCGACCATGCGCGGATAATCGAGGATTTCCGGGCACGGCTCGTCGGCCGGCGTTGA
- a CDS encoding cytidylyltransferase domain-containing protein — protein MFRAFVQARMSSSRFPGKVLAPFRGFPLLHHVIERVARVIPRSRITVATSTEFTDDPLAGYAATLGVRVHRGPLDNVFERFRGCLAEYPCDWFYRVCADSPLIRPDLLGSLAHHADPAQADIVTNVFPRTFPRGLSAELVRSAAFMAVDGRVLTPAEREHVTLHFYNHPDHYRIVNVPNPERIPDGGDSYTVDTLADIHRLEDAVAAAGENRCG, from the coding sequence ATGTTTAGAGCATTCGTTCAGGCACGCATGAGTTCAAGCAGGTTTCCGGGCAAGGTTCTGGCTCCGTTTCGAGGCTTTCCCCTTCTTCATCATGTGATCGAACGCGTGGCGCGGGTCATCCCCCGTTCGCGCATCACCGTGGCCACTAGCACCGAATTCACCGACGACCCGTTGGCCGGGTATGCGGCCACGCTTGGCGTGCGCGTGCATCGCGGTCCGCTCGACAACGTCTTCGAGCGGTTCCGGGGCTGCCTTGCCGAGTATCCGTGCGACTGGTTCTACCGCGTGTGCGCGGACAGCCCTCTCATCCGTCCAGACCTTCTTGGCTCGCTGGCTCACCATGCGGACCCGGCGCAGGCCGACATCGTGACCAATGTCTTCCCCCGCACATTCCCGCGCGGCCTCTCGGCGGAGCTGGTGCGTTCTGCGGCGTTCATGGCTGTTGATGGCAGGGTGCTCACGCCTGCCGAGCGCGAGCATGTAACGCTGCATTTCTACAATCATCCCGACCACTATAGGATCGTTAACGTTCCCAACCCGGAGCGCATTCCCGACGGGGGCGATAGCTACACCGTGGATACGCTCGCCGACATTCATCGGCTTGAGGACGCGGTGGCCGCAGCTGGGGAGAACAGGTGTGGCTGA